Proteins co-encoded in one Candidatus Bathyarchaeia archaeon genomic window:
- a CDS encoding glycosyltransferase family 39 protein has protein sequence MIILDVALLILVCTLLLFMIFAIPLSLWLFFYGGISQYYSFESIYLIKLLDFQFEVNMGLIFAFFSTVYILCFIISFKKGLLSIKSARWLLNREKGIIIYLRNPLLSLPLLSSIAYVASKIIHRIQESYSIPLGEAPISRDSLVAFLELSTSPLIEEFIFRILPIGIFLITYLMNTVKAKGSPSQCRTLKSSIRTLLDPEIGKRMAGLRAIRDHGFLFSIEPREWLIIILTSAIFSFSHYSSTWDVGKLPSSFIQGLIMGVSYVAYGFQAPILMHWFFNCHLYAFSLTGMVNPSLSILTELNEYLIITLGIAGLILIFLLGIESLLRVKTPKLKTVIVERSDRIKSYLKAKYCMALEKTRHISPKSFINIDFAPIFLALIFIIIRLLIINFPSPESGKKYYETGFVFDEVYYVKAARSMLRGESVNNEHPPLVKLFIMIGIILFGDNPVGWRFFPIIFSSSSIILLYILVLKITGSKIASLSTAILFASDIMAFNIGQIAMLDAPSLTFILAASIMLALRRYDLGGIFFGLALLCKFSSLFSLGILLFPLLKMIAENSGTKLKSLVFEWLHPSLRTAIASFIIFLLGIWIYDAAYGAFGGNPLNHLIYILNYHSTLKYQSLEEVIHPLRWINPLDPFPPIPYYVITKREIIGGGIFREYHPIAYYGIYSPLWWSIWIIVPLTIKEIIRKDRNAPGLFSLTWTAANFLPYVIFAYGLQRWVYPFYFYTTLPGLYTGLSSHLTPSKKFRILLIILILTQIIWFIIWFPVKPKTLIDLLSLLNLPA, from the coding sequence ATGATCATATTAGATGTGGCTCTTCTCATATTGGTCTGCACTCTTCTATTATTTATGATATTTGCCATACCCCTGAGCTTATGGCTCTTCTTCTATGGGGGGATATCACAGTATTATTCGTTTGAATCAATCTACCTTATTAAACTCCTAGATTTTCAATTTGAGGTTAACATGGGGCTTATTTTCGCATTTTTCTCAACGGTATATATTCTATGTTTCATAATATCCTTTAAGAAGGGATTACTCTCCATTAAGAGTGCAAGATGGCTTCTTAATAGAGAAAAAGGAATAATAATTTATCTTAGGAATCCTCTGCTCTCCCTGCCGCTTCTATCAAGTATAGCGTATGTTGCTTCAAAAATAATCCATCGGATACAAGAATCCTATAGTATACCTTTAGGTGAAGCCCCAATATCTAGGGATTCCCTAGTGGCATTTTTAGAATTATCAACCTCACCCTTAATCGAAGAATTCATCTTTCGCATACTGCCAATAGGAATATTCCTAATAACATACCTCATGAATACGGTTAAAGCTAAAGGATCACCCTCACAATGTAGAACCCTAAAATCCTCTATTCGCACTCTTCTAGATCCCGAGATAGGCAAAAGAATGGCGGGTTTAAGAGCTATTAGGGATCATGGTTTTCTCTTTAGTATAGAGCCAAGAGAATGGCTAATAATTATCTTAACATCCGCGATCTTCAGCTTCTCACATTATTCTTCAACATGGGATGTTGGTAAACTCCCATCATCCTTCATACAGGGGTTAATTATGGGAGTATCCTATGTAGCCTACGGCTTTCAGGCGCCCATACTCATGCATTGGTTCTTCAACTGCCACCTATACGCTTTCAGTCTCACGGGAATGGTGAATCCCAGTCTTTCCATTTTAACTGAGCTTAACGAGTACCTCATTATCACATTGGGAATAGCCGGCTTGATCCTAATATTCCTACTTGGAATTGAAAGCCTCTTGAGGGTTAAGACCCCTAAACTTAAAACTGTAATCGTAGAGAGGTCTGATAGGATCAAAAGCTATTTAAAAGCCAAATATTGTATGGCGCTTGAGAAAACTAGGCATATAAGCCCCAAATCATTTATAAACATTGATTTCGCCCCCATATTTCTGGCACTTATATTTATCATTATTAGATTGCTAATTATTAATTTCCCAAGTCCGGAGAGCGGCAAAAAATATTATGAGACAGGCTTTGTATTTGATGAGGTTTATTATGTTAAAGCAGCGAGATCAATGCTTAGGGGTGAATCAGTTAATAATGAGCACCCACCGTTAGTTAAATTATTCATAATGATCGGGATTATTCTTTTCGGAGATAACCCGGTTGGCTGGCGCTTCTTCCCAATAATATTCAGCTCATCATCTATAATCCTACTTTACATACTTGTGCTGAAAATCACCGGAAGCAAGATTGCCTCCCTCTCTACAGCAATCCTATTCGCATCTGATATAATGGCTTTTAATATTGGGCAAATAGCTATGCTTGACGCTCCATCCCTAACATTCATCTTAGCTGCATCTATAATGCTGGCTTTGAGAAGATATGATTTAGGCGGAATATTCTTCGGCTTAGCACTATTATGTAAATTCAGTTCCCTCTTCAGCCTAGGTATACTACTCTTCCCACTACTAAAAATGATTGCTGAAAACAGTGGGACTAAACTAAAGAGTCTAGTATTTGAATGGCTGCATCCCTCACTAAGAACAGCCATCGCATCCTTCATCATATTTCTGCTCGGCATATGGATCTATGACGCCGCCTACGGAGCCTTTGGCGGAAACCCGCTAAACCACCTCATCTACATACTTAACTATCATAGCACCCTAAAATACCAAAGCCTAGAAGAGGTAATTCATCCACTAAGATGGATTAACCCCCTAGACCCATTCCCACCAATCCCCTACTACGTAATCACTAAGAGGGAGATTATTGGAGGCGGAATCTTCCGCGAATACCATCCAATAGCCTACTATGGAATATACTCACCATTATGGTGGAGCATATGGATAATTGTCCCTCTGACAATTAAAGAAATAATCAGAAAGGATAGGAATGCTCCCGGTTTATTCAGTCTCACATGGACTGCGGCAAACTTCCTCCCATACGTTATATTCGCCTATGGATTACAAAGGTGGGTTTACCCATTCTACTTCTATACAACACTACCTGGATTATATACGGGTTTATCCAGCCACTTAACCCCATCAAAAAAGTTTAGAATATTGCTAATAATATTGATCCTAACTCAAATCATATGGTTTATAATATGGTTCCCAGTTAAACCAAAAACCCTAATAGACCTCCTCTCCCTCCTTAATCTGCCAGCTTAA
- a CDS encoding ribbon-helix-helix domain-containing protein gives MPKSIVKSLSRREEEEGARYISVKIPKELMDEIDKIVSSGILGYRSRMEFIKDAVRDKILRLRVEISGEKR, from the coding sequence ATGCCAAAATCCATCGTTAAAAGTCTCTCCAGAAGGGAAGAGGAGGAAGGCGCCAGATATATCAGTGTTAAGATCCCTAAGGAGTTAATGGACGAGATAGATAAAATCGTCTCATCCGGAATATTGGGTTATCGTAGTAGGATGGAGTTTATTAAAGATGCCGTCAGAGATAAAATTCTAAGGCTTAGGGTTGAGATTAGCGGTGAAAAGCGATGA
- a CDS encoding phosphoribosyltransferase family protein gives MMLKRKNSIVYDEDLLGKYYVFRDRFHAGEELGKACLKVLDSSNWVLAIPMGGIPIGIKVSKILSANFDILICRKLLIPWNREDGFGAVDPDGRYFIDEEFASSIGLSRKDIEEAVKEQINEIKTRNMLLRSGREYPSYNSLRVVLVDDGIAAGYTMMAAINFVKSRGASGIIVASPTGNLNSLLKLSRSASTIICLNIRSGPWFAVADAYESWRDIGYEEALNMLREELQGL, from the coding sequence ATGATGTTGAAGAGAAAGAATAGTATAGTTTACGATGAGGACCTACTAGGTAAATATTATGTTTTCAGGGATAGATTCCACGCTGGCGAAGAGCTTGGCAAAGCTTGCCTGAAAGTATTGGATTCATCAAACTGGGTCTTAGCTATACCAATGGGAGGCATACCTATTGGAATAAAAGTCTCCAAAATATTAAGCGCAAACTTCGACATTTTAATCTGCAGAAAACTCCTTATACCATGGAATAGGGAAGATGGTTTCGGAGCGGTAGACCCGGATGGACGATACTTTATTGATGAAGAATTTGCATCATCCATAGGCTTAAGCAGAAAAGATATTGAAGAAGCGGTTAAAGAGCAGATCAACGAGATAAAAACAAGAAATATGCTGTTAAGATCTGGGAGAGAATACCCATCCTATAATAGTTTAAGAGTTGTCCTGGTGGATGATGGGATAGCCGCAGGATACACGATGATGGCTGCAATAAACTTCGTTAAATCTAGGGGTGCTAGTGGCATCATAGTTGCATCGCCAACCGGGAACCTAAACTCCCTACTAAAACTATCCAGAAGCGCCTCCACCATAATATGCCTAAACATACGCTCAGGACCATGGTTCGCCGTTGCGGATGCATACGAAAGCTGGAGGGACATAGGCTACGAGGAAGCCCTAAATATGCTAAGAGAAGAATTACAAGGTCTTTAA
- a CDS encoding radical SAM protein codes for MRNGCRLVEQGFKPGSCLTYCDGEWKPACKVSLLWRNSTPYRLIHSYAHKSPEQYFSIYQSGCNWSCKKCHSWRFTRYASGTWMSSDDIAKISREYFMRNKENMYREPRSHATSWHAHELCHGCGSCILTGRRSKYCPGKIMINQITLLDDLTWGPARNIISFTGGDLACQPEFYAESARKIKELGLDLWVLFETNGYGLTPSNLDLFKDSGIDAFWLDIKAYNEKVHRELTGASNEWILKLPAEIIERGFILEVSTVYIPGWVEEDQIKSIAELLVQVDPNIPYAIIAFIPEYQLKNVQPPNLQQMMKAFIAARDAGLKNVRLGNIGVFVRNIEEYEELISIGAI; via the coding sequence ATGCGGAACGGATGCCGGTTAGTTGAGCAGGGCTTTAAGCCCGGTTCATGCCTAACATACTGTGATGGTGAGTGGAAGCCAGCGTGTAAAGTATCCTTGTTATGGAGGAACAGCACCCCATATAGGTTGATACATTCATATGCCCACAAATCACCTGAACAATACTTCTCCATTTATCAGTCTGGATGCAACTGGAGCTGTAAGAAATGCCATTCATGGCGTTTCACCCGATATGCATCAGGAACATGGATGTCTTCAGACGATATTGCAAAAATATCAAGAGAATATTTTATGCGTAACAAAGAGAACATGTATAGGGAGCCTAGAAGCCATGCGACAAGCTGGCATGCCCATGAACTATGCCATGGATGCGGATCATGTATCCTAACGGGAAGAAGATCAAAATATTGTCCGGGAAAGATAATGATAAACCAAATAACCCTACTAGACGATTTAACATGGGGACCTGCCAGAAACATAATATCCTTCACAGGAGGGGATCTAGCGTGCCAGCCGGAATTCTATGCTGAATCCGCAAGGAAAATTAAGGAGCTAGGTTTGGATTTATGGGTGCTGTTTGAGACAAACGGATACGGTTTGACGCCAAGCAACCTAGATCTATTTAAAGATTCCGGTATTGATGCATTCTGGCTTGATATTAAAGCCTATAATGAAAAGGTTCATCGAGAGTTAACAGGGGCATCAAACGAGTGGATTCTAAAATTGCCAGCAGAAATAATTGAGAGAGGCTTCATACTTGAGGTTTCAACAGTATATATACCCGGATGGGTTGAAGAAGACCAAATAAAAAGTATAGCTGAGTTGCTTGTCCAAGTTGACCCAAACATACCATATGCAATAATCGCCTTTATACCAGAATACCAGTTAAAAAATGTCCAGCCGCCAAACCTTCAACAAATGATGAAAGCGTTTATAGCGGCGAGGGATGCTGGACTAAAAAATGTTAGACTGGGAAATATAGGGGTCTTTGTAAGAAACATAGAAGAGTATGAGGAACTAATTTCAATAGGCGCCATCTAA